A genomic window from bacterium includes:
- a CDS encoding hydantoinase/oxoprolinase family protein, whose translation AGGGSIARCDPGGALAVGPESAGADPGPLCYGKGKDVTVTDAHLYLGRLDPDRFLGGKMRLDASRARKGIEKLAAELKLSPTAAAEGVLRVADQHMAGAIRLISLERGHDPRDFTLVCFGGAGAMHAFSLARVLDIPEILIPCDPGILSARGMVLADVVKDYARTVLLPGEDADKLGGHFSALEAQAQKDLGAEGFARIRLARFADMRYAGQSYEITVPLKGKRESRGALLARFHRMHEVRFATASPDRPVEIVTLRLRAAGPTKKPPLPAIAAGGKDARAARAGSCRMIFEGKSHRAALYERDLLRARDRFTGPALVTEFSATTVVPPGAACRVDKWGNLILRPGAGRGGR comes from the coding sequence GCGGGCGGCGGCTCCATCGCGCGGTGCGATCCGGGCGGGGCGCTCGCCGTCGGGCCCGAGAGCGCGGGAGCGGACCCGGGCCCCCTCTGCTACGGCAAAGGAAAAGATGTCACCGTGACGGATGCCCATCTGTATCTGGGAAGGCTCGATCCGGATCGCTTCCTCGGCGGAAAGATGCGCCTCGACGCTTCGCGCGCGAGAAAGGGCATCGAAAAACTCGCCGCAGAACTCAAACTCTCCCCCACCGCGGCGGCAGAGGGCGTCCTCCGCGTCGCCGATCAGCACATGGCGGGCGCGATTCGCCTGATCTCGCTCGAGCGGGGCCACGATCCGCGCGACTTCACGCTCGTCTGCTTCGGCGGGGCGGGGGCGATGCACGCCTTTTCGCTCGCCCGCGTGCTCGATATCCCCGAGATTCTCATTCCCTGCGATCCGGGGATTCTTTCGGCCCGGGGGATGGTGCTTGCCGATGTGGTGAAGGACTACGCGCGGACGGTGCTCCTGCCGGGAGAAGATGCGGACAAGCTTGGGGGCCATTTTTCGGCCCTCGAGGCGCAGGCGCAAAAAGATCTCGGCGCCGAGGGTTTTGCCCGCATCCGGCTCGCGCGCTTCGCCGATATGCGCTACGCGGGCCAGTCCTACGAGATCACGGTGCCGCTCAAAGGGAAGAGAGAAAGCCGGGGGGCGCTGCTGGCGCGCTTCCACCGGATGCACGAGGTACGCTTCGCCACCGCCTCTCCCGATCGGCCGGTCGAGATTGTCACCCTGCGCCTGCGCGCGGCGGGGCCCACAAAAAAGCCGCCGCTTCCCGCCATCGCCGCGGGCGGAAAAGACGCCCGCGCCGCCCGGGCGGGGAGTTGCCGGATGATCTTTGAGGGCAAATCGCACCGCGCGGCCCTCTATGAGCGGGATCTTCTCCGGGCGAGGGATCGCTTCACGGGGCCCGCCCTCGTGACCGAGTTCAGCGCGACGACGGTGGTGCCGCCCGGCGCCGCCTGCCGGGTGGATAAGTGGGGGAATCTGATCCTCCGCCCCGGCGCAGGGAGGGGGGGAAGATGA